In the genome of Pseudomonas putida, one region contains:
- a CDS encoding Mu transposase C-terminal domain-containing protein, with amino-acid sequence MATDTVPIAERGVATLSEQAWERARCRAEIIGPLAQSETVGHEAADAAAQALGLSRRQVYVLIRRARQGSGLVTDLALGQSSGGKGKGRLPESVERIIRELLQKRFLTKQKRSLAAFHREVARVCKLQKLRMPARNTVALRIASLDPLKTTRLREGQDASRILQGVGGVPPPVSAPLEQVQIDHTVIDLIVVDERDRQPIGRPYLTLAIDVFTRCVVGMVVTLEAPSAVSVGLCLAHAGCDKRPWLERLDVEMDWPMSGKPALLYLDNAAEFKSEALRRGCEQHGIRLDYRPLGQPHYGGIVERIIGTAMQMIHDELPGTTFSNPDQRGEYASEKMAALTLRELERWLALAVGTYHGSVHNGLLQPPAARWAEAVARTGVPTVITRTTAFLVDFLPVLRRTLTRTGFVIDHIHYYADALKPWIARRDRLPAFLIRRDPRDISRIWVLEPEGQHYLEIPYRTLSHPAVTLWEQRQALAKLRQQGREQVDESALFRMIGQMREIVTTAQKATRKARRDADRRQHLKSTEQPVKTTPPADTDMADPQADNQPPAKPFDQIEEW; translated from the coding sequence ATGGCGACCGATACCGTACCGATTGCCGAGCGCGGCGTAGCCACCCTGTCAGAACAGGCATGGGAGCGTGCTCGCTGCCGCGCGGAGATCATTGGGCCGTTGGCGCAGTCGGAGACGGTCGGGCATGAAGCGGCCGACGCAGCAGCCCAGGCGCTGGGTCTGTCCCGGCGGCAGGTCTACGTCCTGATCCGCCGTGCCCGGCAAGGTTCGGGGCTGGTCACTGATTTGGCTCTTGGACAGTCGAGCGGTGGCAAAGGTAAAGGCCGCTTGCCGGAGTCGGTCGAACGAATCATCCGCGAGCTACTGCAAAAGCGCTTCCTGACCAAGCAGAAGCGCAGCTTGGCGGCGTTCCACCGTGAAGTTGCGCGGGTGTGCAAGCTGCAAAAGCTGCGGATGCCGGCGCGCAACACGGTCGCGTTGCGGATCGCCAGCCTTGATCCACTCAAGACCACTCGACTTCGGGAAGGCCAGGATGCGTCCCGCATCCTGCAAGGTGTTGGCGGTGTTCCTCCGCCAGTCTCCGCACCGCTGGAGCAGGTACAGATCGACCACACAGTCATCGACCTGATCGTGGTGGACGAGCGCGACCGGCAACCGATTGGCCGTCCGTACCTGACCCTCGCCATCGACGTGTTCACCCGCTGCGTGGTTGGCATGGTGGTCACGTTAGAAGCGCCATCTGCCGTCTCGGTCGGCCTGTGCCTCGCACACGCCGGTTGCGACAAGCGCCCTTGGTTGGAAAGGTTGGACGTGGAAATGGACTGGCCGATGAGCGGCAAGCCCGCGCTGCTCTACCTGGACAACGCGGCCGAATTCAAGAGCGAGGCGCTACGCCGTGGCTGCGAGCAGCATGGCATCCGGTTGGACTATCGGCCTCTCGGGCAGCCGCACTATGGCGGCATCGTGGAACGGATCATCGGCACGGCGATGCAAATGATCCACGACGAATTGCCGGGGACGACCTTCTCCAACCCTGACCAGCGCGGGGAATACGCCTCCGAGAAGATGGCCGCCCTGACACTGCGCGAGCTGGAACGCTGGCTCGCATTGGCGGTTGGCACCTATCACGGCTCCGTGCACAACGGCCTGCTCCAACCGCCGGCCGCACGCTGGGCCGAAGCTGTCGCGCGTACCGGCGTTCCAACCGTCATCACTCGCACCACGGCTTTTCTGGTCGATTTCCTGCCCGTCCTCCGCCGCACCCTGACCCGCACTGGCTTCGTCATCGACCACATCCACTACTACGCCGATGCGCTCAAGCCGTGGATAGCTCGGCGCGACCGCCTGCCTGCGTTCCTGATCCGGCGCGACCCACGCGACATCAGCCGCATTTGGGTGCTGGAGCCGGAGGGGCAGCACTATCTGGAAATTCCATACCGTACCTTGTCGCACCCGGCTGTCACCCTCTGGGAACAACGGCAGGCGCTGGCGAAATTGCGGCAGCAAGGGCGCGAACAGGTGGATGAGTCGGCGCTGTTCCGCATGATCGGGCAGATGCGCGAAATCGTGACCACTGCGCAGAAAGCCACGCGCAAGGCGCGGCGCGACGCGGATCGACGCCAGCATCTCAAGTCAACGGAACAACCTGTCAAAACCACGCCACCAGCGGACACGGACATGGCAGACCCG
- a CDS encoding recombinase family protein: MTVSTYDQLLDLQRDALAKVGCERVFEDTSSGAKAERVGLTALLATLRRGDTVVIWRLDRLGRSLKDLIRLVEQLDAAGVGLRSLQENIDTASIGGRLVFHLFGALAEFERNLIRERTQAGLSAARARGRKGGRKKRLDPAKQELALRLYHERKHTVAEICRMMGIGRSTLYNYLTEAERNAQRAA; encoded by the coding sequence ATGACAGTCTCGACCTACGACCAACTCCTCGATCTGCAACGCGATGCTCTGGCGAAGGTCGGCTGTGAGCGCGTGTTCGAGGATACATCCAGCGGAGCCAAGGCCGAGCGGGTTGGTTTGACCGCCTTGCTGGCCACGCTACGCCGTGGCGACACCGTGGTGATCTGGCGCCTGGATCGCCTCGGCCGCTCGCTGAAGGATCTGATCCGACTGGTCGAACAACTGGACGCCGCCGGCGTCGGCTTGCGCAGCTTGCAAGAAAACATTGATACCGCCTCGATTGGAGGCCGTCTGGTATTTCACCTATTCGGCGCCTTGGCCGAGTTCGAGCGCAACCTGATTCGCGAGCGCACCCAAGCCGGACTATCCGCTGCGCGGGCCCGTGGCCGCAAGGGTGGGCGCAAGAAACGGCTCGATCCGGCTAAGCAAGAACTCGCCCTGCGTCTCTATCACGAGCGGAAACACACCGTGGCGGAAATCTGCCGCATGATGGGCATTGGCCGCTCGACGCTCTACAACTATCTGACCGAGGCCGAACGCAATGCCCAGCGGGCAGCATAA
- a CDS encoding DDE-type integrase/transposase/recombinase — MPTDSLMQLRQRLDRLPKKSPERAAQVTAIAELYGVSPSTVYRALNFIHKPHAAHRADHGKPRVLQQAELERYCELIAALKLRTTNKQGRHLSTRRAIELLEDYGVETVQGLVKAPKGVLSRPTVNRYLSLWRLDQPRLLRQPPATRFQAAHSNDCWQFDLSPSDLKHIDKPDWIDPARGEPTLMLFSVVDDRSGVAYQEYHCVYGEDAESALRFLFNAMAPKADPTFPFQGRPKMIYLDNGPVAKRRVFQNVMQGLGIEWQTHIPAGKDGARTTARSKGKVERPFRTVKEAHETLYHFHKPETEAQANEWLMRYLVRTYNAQGHRSEPHSRIEDWLANLPAEGLREMCTWEQFCRFAREPERRKVGVDARVTIDGTAYEVEPDMAGESVVLLWGLFDGELYAEFEGERFGPYYPVSGPIPLHRYRAFKRGKADERSERIRSLADQLGLPIAALAGDDVRLTPPAAPMALPRQPFDAEAHEYRFPSVIAAKLAIADDLAQPLAKLSPEDQAFIHQVLSETLTRRIVLERVRGYFRHKKAGEEHAG, encoded by the coding sequence ATCCCAACCGATTCGCTGATGCAGTTGCGGCAGCGGCTCGACCGTCTGCCGAAGAAAAGCCCGGAACGGGCCGCCCAGGTGACTGCGATAGCTGAGTTGTATGGCGTGTCCCCGAGCACTGTGTACCGGGCGCTGAACTTCATCCATAAACCCCACGCGGCCCACCGGGCCGATCACGGTAAACCGCGCGTGTTGCAGCAGGCCGAGCTGGAACGCTACTGCGAGCTGATTGCAGCGCTGAAACTGCGCACCACCAACAAGCAAGGGCGGCACCTGTCTACCCGCCGCGCCATCGAGTTGCTGGAAGACTACGGGGTGGAGACCGTGCAAGGGTTGGTCAAGGCGCCTAAGGGTGTACTCAGCCGACCAACCGTCAACCGCTACCTATCCCTGTGGCGACTGGATCAACCGCGGTTGTTGCGGCAGCCGCCCGCGACGCGCTTTCAGGCGGCACACAGCAATGACTGTTGGCAGTTCGACCTGTCGCCCTCTGACCTCAAACACATCGATAAACCGGACTGGATCGACCCGGCCAGAGGTGAGCCAACGCTGATGCTGTTCAGCGTGGTGGATGATCGCAGTGGTGTGGCCTATCAGGAATACCACTGCGTATACGGCGAGGACGCAGAGTCGGCGCTGCGCTTCCTGTTTAACGCCATGGCGCCGAAGGCTGACCCCACCTTTCCGTTCCAAGGCCGCCCCAAGATGATCTACCTGGACAATGGCCCGGTGGCCAAGCGCCGCGTCTTCCAGAACGTCATGCAGGGGCTGGGCATCGAGTGGCAGACACACATCCCGGCCGGCAAGGATGGCGCCCGTACCACAGCCCGCTCCAAAGGCAAGGTGGAGCGCCCTTTCCGCACGGTGAAGGAAGCCCACGAGACGCTGTATCACTTCCACAAGCCTGAAACCGAAGCGCAGGCCAACGAGTGGTTGATGCGTTATCTGGTGCGCACCTACAACGCACAGGGCCATCGTTCCGAGCCGCATTCGCGGATCGAGGACTGGCTGGCTAACCTGCCCGCCGAGGGCCTGCGCGAAATGTGCACCTGGGAGCAGTTCTGCCGGTTCGCCCGCGAGCCCGAACGACGCAAGGTTGGCGTCGATGCGCGAGTCACCATCGACGGCACGGCCTACGAGGTGGAGCCCGACATGGCCGGTGAGTCCGTGGTGTTGCTTTGGGGCTTGTTCGATGGTGAGCTCTATGCCGAGTTCGAGGGGGAGCGCTTCGGGCCTTATTACCCAGTCTCCGGGCCAATTCCACTGCATCGCTACCGCGCATTCAAACGCGGCAAGGCCGATGAACGATCCGAGCGCATCCGCTCGCTGGCTGACCAGCTTGGTCTACCCATCGCCGCATTGGCCGGCGACGATGTGCGGCTGACACCTCCCGCAGCTCCCATGGCACTGCCGCGCCAACCCTTCGATGCCGAGGCGCATGAATACCGGTTTCCCAGCGTCATCGCAGCCAAGCTCGCCATTGCCGATGATCTGGCGCAGCCGTTGGCTAAGCTCTCACCCGAAGATCAGGCATTCATCCACCAGGTGCTGAGCGAAACCCTGACGCGCCGCATCGTGTTGGAGCGCGTTCGGGGCTACTTCCGCCACAAGAAAGCAGGAGAAGAACATGCGGGTTGA
- a CDS encoding ExeA family protein has protein sequence MRVEVMQHYGLTLPLNQAGYFETAHHQQLIKDIKGAIFEGRLIALCGVIGSGKTVMLRRLQQAMEEEKKITVSKSLAIEKHSIKLATFIAALFYDLSSEKQVRIPTQGEKRERDLRELVRKNKRPVALFVDEAHDLNGHTLTGLKRLMELVEDGDGRLSVVLAGHPKLRNDLRRPTMEEIGYRTDIFSLDGIAGSQREYIHWLLETCTAGKVEPESILSEDAIDLLATKLRTPLQIQLHLSMALEAGYLTGEKPVSAELVESVLSRQLDDLEPTLTRHGYRIKDLVDQFDARPNEIKALFSNALDPARAAELRDKMLAAGLPI, from the coding sequence ATGCGGGTTGAAGTGATGCAGCACTACGGACTGACGTTGCCGCTGAACCAGGCCGGCTACTTTGAGACCGCCCACCATCAGCAGTTGATCAAGGACATCAAGGGGGCGATCTTCGAGGGGCGCCTGATCGCACTGTGCGGCGTCATAGGCAGTGGCAAGACCGTGATGCTGCGCCGGCTTCAGCAAGCGATGGAAGAGGAAAAGAAGATCACGGTCTCCAAGTCGCTGGCCATCGAGAAGCACAGCATCAAACTGGCCACCTTCATCGCCGCGCTCTTCTACGACCTCTCCTCCGAAAAGCAGGTACGCATCCCGACCCAGGGCGAAAAACGTGAGCGTGACCTGCGCGAGCTGGTGAGGAAGAATAAGCGCCCGGTGGCCCTGTTCGTCGATGAGGCACATGACCTCAACGGCCATACGCTGACCGGCCTTAAGCGCCTGATGGAACTGGTCGAGGACGGCGACGGCCGATTGTCGGTGGTGCTGGCCGGGCATCCCAAGCTGCGTAACGACCTGCGCCGCCCGACGATGGAGGAAATCGGCTACCGCACAGATATTTTCTCGCTCGACGGCATCGCCGGCAGTCAGCGCGAGTACATCCACTGGCTGCTGGAAACCTGCACTGCGGGGAAGGTCGAACCCGAGTCGATCCTGAGTGAAGACGCCATCGACCTGCTCGCCACCAAGCTGCGCACACCATTGCAAATCCAACTGCACCTCAGCATGGCATTGGAAGCCGGCTACCTGACTGGCGAGAAACCCGTCTCGGCGGAGCTGGTGGAATCAGTGCTGTCGCGTCAACTGGATGATCTGGAACCGACCCTGACGCGCCACGGTTACCGCATCAAGGATCTGGTAGATCAGTTCGACGCCAGACCCAATGAGATCAAGGCGCTGTTCAGCAACGCGCTTGACCCCGCGCGCGCTGCCGAGCTGCGTGACAAGATGCTGGCGGCGGGGCTGCCGATCTGA